The following proteins come from a genomic window of Vicia villosa cultivar HV-30 ecotype Madison, WI unplaced genomic scaffold, Vvil1.0 ctg.000894F_1_1, whole genome shotgun sequence:
- the LOC131632037 gene encoding uncharacterized protein LOC131632037, with amino-acid sequence MPSSFQQTGGSGFSYPILMTSSFQQTGGSSSTCPTQAGRSPSPRPTQAGQSPRPRPTQAGRSPSPRPTQVGGSRTPHPTHVPAREVDEAVDEIDGADLRGRDDPDEIHVIDGRFWIQPEGSNFTPSRTAARVVSYIIQQMYKSAFKSYGDVKNKDEWFRMFKEKCVWDPLSEKSVQKVFNTRCSKRMSDMLRRVRENHELHGIRPNWIGEEVFHDLVTYWRSPEFRAKSETFKKMRASEKGGCVNTVGSISTAELRSWGENH; translated from the exons atgccttcatccttccagcagactggaggatctggTTTTTCATATCCCATCCTGATGacttcatccttccagcagacgggAGGGTCCAGCAGTACAtgtccgacacaggctggacgatctcctagtccacgccccacacaggctggacaatctccccgtccacgtcccacacaggctggacgatctcctagtccacgccccacacaggttggaggctcacgcaccccacatcccacacatgtaccagcacgtgaggttgatgaggcagttgatgagatagatggagctgatcttcgtgggagggatgatccTGATGAGATTCATGTGATTGACGGCAGATTTTGGATTCAGcccgaaggaagcaa ttttacgccgagtcggacagctgctagggttgttagctatataattcagcagatgtataaatcagcttttaagagctatggggacgtcaaaaataaagatgaatggtttagaatgtttaag gagaaatgtgtgtgggatcctttgagtgaaaaaagtgttcagaaagttttcaacaccagatgctctaaaagaatgtctgatatgctgcggcgagtaagggagaatcatgagcttcatggcatccgtcctaactggataggcgaggaggtttttcatgatcttgttacatattggaggagtccagaattccgggctaaatcagaaacttttaagaagatgagggcatctgaaaagggcggttgtgtcaacacagttggaagtattagcaccgccga gctaaggagtTGGGGAGAAAACCATTAA